A window of the Enoplosus armatus isolate fEnoArm2 chromosome 5, fEnoArm2.hap1, whole genome shotgun sequence genome harbors these coding sequences:
- the LOC139285235 gene encoding uncharacterized protein isoform X3: MWVYLMATNGCTPATFSCICENAFYFEVAETDMEEDAFGISDQHCKHLIRSKDNKFLLVNAKGQFQGQNLTSQQQCQPDCKFNIQIYKESSLVGRKGRAVMLYAIKDGKKMVACCNANNEMYPEAMDLPKQIEETAHKALFYLIKLANETNKYMFESSLYPQRFLGFEPNADNPSLNKLVLRHKGKDEVDDRCEMTFSDCTNFQV, translated from the exons ATGTGG gtcTACCTGATGGCTACCAATGGCTGCACCCCTGCAACATTTTCTTGTATATGTGAGAATGCCTTCTACTTTGAAG TGGCTGAAACAG ATATGGAGGAAGACGCTTTCGGAATTTCCGATCAGCACTGTAAACATTTGATCCGAAGCAAGGACAACAAATTCCTGCTCGTGAATGCCAAAGGACAATTTCAAGGGCAAAACTTAacttcacagcagcagtgtcagCCTG ACTGCAAATTCAACATCCAGATTTACAAAGAGTCTAGCCTAGTGGGAAGGAAGGGGAGGGCAGTCATGCTATATGCCATTAAAGATGGCAAGAAGATGGTGGCATGCTGCAATGCCAATAATGAAATGTATCCAGAGGCAATG GATCTTCCAAAGCAAATCGAGGAAACTGCACACAAGGCATTGTTCTACCTGATTAAACTCGCCAACGAAACAAACAAGTATATGTTTGAGTCCTCTCTGTACCCGCAAAGATTCCTGGGATTTGAGCCTAATGCGGATAATCCCTCTCTGAACAAACTGGTGCTGCGTCATAAAGGCAAAGATGAAGTGGACGACAGGTGCGAGATGACTTTTTCTGATTGTACTAATTTTCAAGTGTAA
- the LOC139285235 gene encoding uncharacterized protein isoform X2 — protein sequence MATNGCTPATFSCICENAFYFEDMEEDAFGISDQHCKHLIRSKDNKFLLVNAKGQFQGQNLTSQQQCQPDCKFNIQIYKESSLVGRKGRAVMLYAIKDGKKMVACCNANNEMYPEAMDLPKQIEETAHKALFYLIKLANETNKYMFESSLYPQRFLGFEPNADNPSLNKLVLRHKGKDEVDDRCEMTFSDCTNFQV from the exons ATGGCTACCAATGGCTGCACCCCTGCAACATTTTCTTGTATATGTGAGAATGCCTTCTACTTTGAAG ATATGGAGGAAGACGCTTTCGGAATTTCCGATCAGCACTGTAAACATTTGATCCGAAGCAAGGACAACAAATTCCTGCTCGTGAATGCCAAAGGACAATTTCAAGGGCAAAACTTAacttcacagcagcagtgtcagCCTG ACTGCAAATTCAACATCCAGATTTACAAAGAGTCTAGCCTAGTGGGAAGGAAGGGGAGGGCAGTCATGCTATATGCCATTAAAGATGGCAAGAAGATGGTGGCATGCTGCAATGCCAATAATGAAATGTATCCAGAGGCAATG GATCTTCCAAAGCAAATCGAGGAAACTGCACACAAGGCATTGTTCTACCTGATTAAACTCGCCAACGAAACAAACAAGTATATGTTTGAGTCCTCTCTGTACCCGCAAAGATTCCTGGGATTTGAGCCTAATGCGGATAATCCCTCTCTGAACAAACTGGTGCTGCGTCATAAAGGCAAAGATGAAGTGGACGACAGGTGCGAGATGACTTTTTCTGATTGTACTAATTTTCAAGTGTAA
- the LOC139285235 gene encoding uncharacterized protein isoform X1: MWVYLMATNGCTPATFSCICENAFYFEDMEEDAFGISDQHCKHLIRSKDNKFLLVNAKGQFQGQNLTSQQQCQPDCKFNIQIYKESSLVGRKGRAVMLYAIKDGKKMVACCNANNEMYPEAMDLPKQIEETAHKALFYLIKLANETNKYMFESSLYPQRFLGFEPNADNPSLNKLVLRHKGKDEVDDRCEMTFSDCTNFQV, translated from the exons ATGTGG gtcTACCTGATGGCTACCAATGGCTGCACCCCTGCAACATTTTCTTGTATATGTGAGAATGCCTTCTACTTTGAAG ATATGGAGGAAGACGCTTTCGGAATTTCCGATCAGCACTGTAAACATTTGATCCGAAGCAAGGACAACAAATTCCTGCTCGTGAATGCCAAAGGACAATTTCAAGGGCAAAACTTAacttcacagcagcagtgtcagCCTG ACTGCAAATTCAACATCCAGATTTACAAAGAGTCTAGCCTAGTGGGAAGGAAGGGGAGGGCAGTCATGCTATATGCCATTAAAGATGGCAAGAAGATGGTGGCATGCTGCAATGCCAATAATGAAATGTATCCAGAGGCAATG GATCTTCCAAAGCAAATCGAGGAAACTGCACACAAGGCATTGTTCTACCTGATTAAACTCGCCAACGAAACAAACAAGTATATGTTTGAGTCCTCTCTGTACCCGCAAAGATTCCTGGGATTTGAGCCTAATGCGGATAATCCCTCTCTGAACAAACTGGTGCTGCGTCATAAAGGCAAAGATGAAGTGGACGACAGGTGCGAGATGACTTTTTCTGATTGTACTAATTTTCAAGTGTAA